From a region of the Cyclopterus lumpus isolate fCycLum1 chromosome 5, fCycLum1.pri, whole genome shotgun sequence genome:
- the tafa4b gene encoding LOW QUALITY PROTEIN: chemokine-like protein TAFA-4b (The sequence of the model RefSeq protein was modified relative to this genomic sequence to represent the inferred CDS: substituted 1 base at 1 genomic stop codon), producing MKLVGRSAWPVQVAFLVALVMLCVDTVSAGSRNHRGPTVSYQVKQGTCEVVAIHRCCNKNKIEERSQTVKCSCFPGQVAGTTNTRPSCVEASIVAQKWWCQMHPCMDGEECKVLPDLTGWSCSTGNKVKTTKVRRMTVXVCVVIYMCKCLHACLSFSLRLSISVISDPSYI from the exons ATGAAACTGGTGGGGAGGTCAGCATGGCCTGTGCAGGTGGCCTTCCTCGTTGCCTTGGTGATGCTCTGCGTTGACACGGTGTCCGCTGGCAGCCGTAACCATCGGGGACCGACAG tctcataCCAGGTGAAGCAGGGGACATGTGAGGTGGTGGCCATCCATCGCTGCTGTAATAAGAATAAGATTGAGGAGCGCTCTCAAACCGTCAAGTGTTCCTGTTTCCCTGGGCAGGTCGCTGGCACCACCAATACCAGACCCTCCTGTGTGGAAg CCTCCATCGTAGCCCAGAAGTGGTGGTGCCAGATGCATCCGTGTATGGACGGAGAGGAGTGTAAGGTCCTGCCCGACCTGACCGGCTGGTCCTGCAGCACTGGCAACAAAGTCAAAACCACCAAGGTGAGAAGAATGACTGTCTGAGTCTGTGTAGTtatatacatgtgcaagtgtttgCATGCCTGTCTATCTTTCTCCCTACGACTGTCTATAAGTGTAATTTCTGATCCATCGTACATTTGA